Proteins from a genomic interval of Desulfovibrio aminophilus DSM 12254:
- the aroA gene encoding 3-phosphoshikimate 1-carboxyvinyltransferase encodes MRDVTVQAPASKSMSHRALIAAALAPGESLVSGLLDSQDIRRTRACLAACGATFEERAGGLAVRGLPDGPRGGTADSPADMNVGESGTTCRLLAGVLAAGKGFFRVHGEGRMHDRPIGEVFRALAGQNVSVRYERKEGYPPLVLGTDGLPGGALSISLEESSQYLSGLLLAAPLAKAPCLLGVIGSKVVSWPYVALTLQAMEDFGVPAEIELLTNGAWIPAAHGRPVSAEPGKIRFQVRPGTYRARSYAVEGDWSNASYFLAAGALGPNAVRVAGLRPDSLQGDRAILDILARMGARVSWDGGAALVAPAEGGLRGADLDMGQCPDLVPTVAVAASMARGATTIRNVAHLRIKESDRLAALATEITRAGGGAELLSDGIRVTPGALASGREVSFLTYGDHRMAMSLSLYALGGIRSVLDNPGCVAKSFPGFFGQWEPVVAAAREVGRD; translated from the coding sequence ATGCGCGACGTCACCGTCCAGGCTCCGGCCTCCAAGTCCATGTCCCACCGAGCGCTCATCGCGGCGGCGCTGGCCCCGGGCGAATCCCTGGTGAGCGGCCTGCTCGACAGTCAGGATATCCGCCGCACCCGGGCCTGTCTCGCGGCCTGCGGCGCGACCTTCGAGGAACGCGCCGGCGGCTTGGCCGTGCGCGGCCTGCCCGACGGCCCCCGGGGCGGCACGGCCGACAGCCCCGCGGACATGAACGTGGGCGAGTCCGGCACCACCTGTCGCCTCCTCGCCGGAGTCCTGGCCGCGGGCAAGGGTTTCTTCCGCGTGCATGGCGAGGGCCGCATGCACGATCGGCCCATCGGCGAGGTCTTCCGGGCCCTTGCCGGTCAGAACGTGAGTGTGCGCTACGAGCGGAAGGAGGGCTATCCGCCCCTGGTGCTCGGCACGGACGGCCTGCCCGGCGGCGCTTTGTCCATCTCCCTGGAGGAGAGCAGCCAGTATCTTTCCGGCCTGCTCCTGGCCGCGCCCCTGGCCAAGGCTCCCTGCCTGCTGGGCGTGATCGGGAGCAAGGTCGTGTCCTGGCCTTATGTTGCCCTGACCCTCCAGGCCATGGAGGACTTCGGGGTTCCGGCGGAGATCGAGCTTCTGACGAACGGGGCCTGGATTCCGGCGGCCCACGGTCGGCCGGTCTCGGCCGAACCGGGGAAAATCCGCTTCCAGGTTCGGCCGGGAACCTACCGCGCGCGTTCCTACGCCGTGGAGGGCGACTGGAGCAACGCCTCCTACTTCCTGGCCGCCGGGGCCCTGGGGCCCAACGCGGTGCGCGTTGCGGGGCTGCGGCCGGACTCGCTCCAGGGCGACCGGGCCATCCTGGACATCCTGGCCCGCATGGGCGCCCGGGTGTCCTGGGACGGCGGCGCGGCGCTCGTGGCCCCGGCCGAGGGCGGGCTGCGCGGAGCGGATCTGGACATGGGCCAGTGCCCGGACCTGGTGCCCACCGTGGCCGTGGCGGCGTCCATGGCCCGGGGCGCGACCACCATCCGCAACGTGGCCCATCTGCGCATCAAGGAGTCCGACCGCTTGGCCGCCCTGGCCACGGAAATCACCCGCGCGGGCGGCGGCGCGGAACTCCTGTCCGACGGCATCCGCGTCACGCCCGGCGCGCTCGCGTCCGGACGTGAGGTCTCTTTCCTCACTTACGGCGACCACCGCATGGCCATGAGCCTCTCGCTTTACGCCCTGGGTGGAATCCGTTCCGTGCTGGACAATCCGGGCTGCGTGGCCAAATCCTTCCCCGGCTTCTTTGGACAGTGGGAGCCGGTGGTGGCAGCCGCCAGGGAGGTTGGCCGTGACTAG
- a CDS encoding 3-dehydroquinate synthase II family protein, translating to MKTIVFKALPFDKTLLTLALESGVDAVLADADKVEDVRALGRVRVLTPEELPSLALDSKTDEEEAVRRLKAGEQLALAKGWEIIPVENILAQVPDVALEVESLDRARLAAGILERGADVLVVLPEAARELKAIVREVKLSQGTIPLVPAVVTEIRHAGLGHRVCVDTISMLKRGQGMLVGDSSAFTFLVHAETESNPYVAARPFRVNAGAVHAYCSLPGDKTCYLEELAAGRDVLVVDASGETSIATVGRLKVEVRPMLLITAKAGERTGHVFLQNAETIRLTKPGGEPVSVVTLREGDEVLVRTDEAGRHFGMRIREDIKEG from the coding sequence ATGAAAACCATCGTCTTCAAGGCCCTGCCGTTCGACAAGACGCTGCTGACCCTGGCCCTGGAGTCCGGCGTGGACGCGGTGCTCGCCGACGCCGACAAGGTCGAGGACGTGCGCGCCCTGGGCCGTGTGCGGGTGCTGACGCCCGAGGAGCTGCCCTCCCTGGCGCTCGACTCCAAGACCGACGAGGAGGAGGCCGTGCGCCGCCTCAAGGCCGGAGAGCAGTTGGCCCTGGCCAAGGGATGGGAGATCATCCCCGTGGAGAACATCCTGGCCCAGGTTCCGGACGTGGCCCTGGAGGTGGAGTCCCTGGACCGGGCGCGGCTGGCCGCCGGCATCCTGGAGCGCGGCGCGGACGTGCTCGTGGTCCTGCCCGAGGCGGCCAGGGAGCTGAAGGCCATCGTGCGCGAGGTCAAACTGTCCCAGGGCACGATCCCCTTGGTTCCGGCCGTGGTCACGGAGATTCGTCACGCCGGGCTCGGCCACCGGGTCTGCGTGGACACCATCTCCATGCTGAAGCGGGGTCAGGGCATGCTGGTGGGCGACTCCAGCGCCTTCACCTTCCTGGTGCATGCCGAGACCGAATCCAACCCCTACGTGGCGGCCCGGCCCTTCCGGGTCAACGCCGGGGCCGTGCATGCCTATTGCTCCCTGCCCGGGGACAAGACCTGCTACCTGGAGGAGCTTGCCGCCGGGCGCGACGTGCTCGTGGTGGACGCCTCGGGCGAGACGAGCATCGCCACCGTGGGACGCCTCAAGGTCGAGGTCCGGCCCATGCTGCTCATCACGGCCAAGGCCGGGGAGCGGACCGGGCACGTCTTTCTGCAGAACGCCGAGACCATCCGCTTGACCAAGCCCGGCGGCGAGCCCGTGAGCGTGGTCACGTTGCGCGAGGGCGACGAGGTGCTCGTGCGCACGGACGAGGCGGGACGGCATTTCGGCATGCGCATCCGCGAAGACATCAAGGAAGGCTGA
- the pheA gene encoding prephenate dehydratase, protein MDQATDKNAGGLADLRERIDALDGRIVDLLNQRAAISLAVGRVKSDAQEQIFKPFREKDLLTRLVRDNPGPLPEKHLRAIYREILSSSRTLQRPERVVFLGPEGTFSHLAAQEYLGHSAQLTPKTTFEEIFRAVSEGAAELGVIPLENSLQGTVGQNVDLFMQYPVHIQAELYCRISHSLMSRAVSLDKVTSVSSHPKALEQCMHWLTEHLPKARLVPENSTAAAAEQAARDDSGAAVVGSAQLAAMHGLNVLAEHIEDLPDNWTRFLVIGSAPSQGGNRDKTSILFTTPDRPGALAEVLNTLAVRGINLTKLESRPFRGERWKYVFFADVECDLSKAEYDSVLAQLRDKCHTLRVLGSYPAGPHLETMG, encoded by the coding sequence ATGGACCAGGCCACGGACAAGAACGCCGGCGGACTGGCCGACCTGCGCGAACGCATCGACGCCCTGGACGGGCGGATAGTGGACCTGCTCAACCAGCGGGCGGCCATCAGCTTGGCCGTGGGCCGCGTCAAGTCCGACGCCCAGGAGCAGATATTCAAGCCCTTCCGCGAGAAGGATCTCTTGACCCGTCTGGTGCGCGACAATCCCGGGCCGCTGCCCGAAAAGCACCTGCGGGCCATCTATCGCGAAATTCTTTCCTCCTCGCGGACCCTGCAACGCCCCGAGCGGGTGGTCTTCCTCGGACCCGAGGGCACGTTTTCGCACCTGGCCGCCCAGGAATACCTGGGACATTCGGCCCAGCTCACACCCAAGACCACGTTCGAGGAAATCTTCCGGGCCGTGAGCGAGGGCGCGGCCGAGTTGGGCGTCATCCCCCTGGAGAACTCGCTCCAAGGCACCGTGGGCCAGAACGTGGACCTTTTCATGCAGTACCCGGTCCACATCCAGGCCGAGCTGTATTGCCGCATCAGCCATTCCCTCATGAGTCGGGCCGTTTCCCTGGACAAGGTCACCAGCGTCTCCTCGCATCCCAAGGCCCTGGAGCAATGCATGCATTGGCTCACCGAGCATCTGCCCAAGGCCCGCCTCGTGCCCGAGAACAGCACGGCGGCCGCCGCCGAACAGGCCGCCCGCGACGACTCCGGCGCGGCCGTGGTGGGCAGCGCCCAACTGGCCGCCATGCACGGACTGAACGTCCTGGCCGAGCACATCGAGGACCTGCCCGACAACTGGACGCGCTTCCTGGTCATCGGCAGCGCCCCGAGCCAGGGCGGCAACCGCGACAAGACCTCGATCCTGTTCACCACCCCGGACCGTCCCGGGGCCCTGGCCGAGGTGCTCAACACCCTGGCCGTGCGCGGCATCAACCTGACCAAGCTGGAATCTCGGCCATTTCGGGGCGAACGCTGGAAGTACGTGTTCTTCGCCGACGTGGAATGCGACCTGTCCAAGGCCGAGTACGACTCCGTGCTTGCCCAACTGCGCGACAAGTGTCACACCCTGCGGGTTCTCGGTTCCTATCCGGCCGGGCCCCATCTCGAAACCATGGGCTAG
- a CDS encoding prephenate dehydrogenase/arogenate dehydrogenase family protein — MTREIRSLALIGASGQMGGLFAAGARDAGMDVRPLGRPLTPDRVRAAVRGVDLVLLSVPINRMNATLDAVVPEMDQETILADLCSVKVQPLKQMLEAHRGPVVGTHPLFGPVLPEGFEPRVAVVRGRGEGAAEAVTAFFRRLGHAPFDCTAEEHDRALSVIQGLNFTTTVAYLAVLREVDPDRRFLTPSLRRRLDSARKMLTEDRELFGVIAESNPFSQEAVRRFRTFLSLAAGGDLDLLADQAGWWWRGTMEAGRE; from the coding sequence GTGACTAGGGAAATCCGCAGTCTGGCCCTGATCGGGGCCAGCGGGCAGATGGGCGGGCTGTTCGCGGCCGGGGCTCGCGACGCCGGGATGGACGTGCGGCCACTGGGCCGTCCGCTGACCCCGGACCGGGTGCGCGCGGCCGTGCGCGGCGTGGACCTCGTGCTTCTCTCCGTGCCCATCAACCGAATGAACGCGACCCTGGACGCGGTGGTCCCGGAGATGGACCAGGAGACGATCCTGGCCGACCTCTGCTCGGTCAAGGTCCAGCCCCTGAAGCAGATGCTGGAGGCCCATCGCGGGCCGGTGGTGGGAACCCATCCCCTGTTCGGTCCGGTGCTGCCCGAGGGCTTCGAGCCCCGGGTGGCCGTGGTCCGGGGGCGCGGCGAGGGGGCGGCCGAGGCCGTCACGGCGTTCTTCCGGCGGCTGGGCCACGCGCCCTTCGACTGCACCGCCGAGGAGCATGACCGGGCCCTATCCGTGATCCAGGGGCTCAACTTCACCACCACGGTGGCCTACCTGGCGGTGCTGCGCGAGGTGGACCCGGACCGCCGCTTCCTGACGCCTTCGCTGCGGCGGCGTCTGGACTCGGCACGCAAGATGCTCACCGAAGACCGGGAGCTGTTCGGCGTCATCGCCGAGTCCAATCCCTTCAGCCAGGAAGCGGTGCGCCGCTTCCGCACGTTTCTCTCCCTGGCGGCGGGGGGCGATCTCGATCTGCTGGCCGACCAGGCCGGTTGGTGGTGGCGTGGTACAATGGAAGCGGGGCGAGAGTAA
- the trpD gene encoding anthranilate phosphoribosyltransferase, which yields MDGLRDILESLALGRDLSGEQTTLVFDALMGGQLTPSQAGALLMGLRAKGETPIELAAAVSGALRHAKLLEGLAGPCIDTCGTGGDGTCSFNCSTAVALFLADMGYQVVKHGNRAVSSSCGSADAVEAVGLPLPKEPGEAAAELARRNFVFLFAPFYHPAFANVAPTRRELGIRTMFNFMGPLLNPARPTHQLLGVGVAGALDLMAQALALTGVDEALVVHGFGGFDELTTFGPAQVRRVRRGRAEPLVIDPQVLGLPRHRPEDVRVDGKEQAIAVLKDVLSGRGNPAMRDMTALNLAACLSLLTDSPLGDCLPRAREKVSAGLSGEVLHA from the coding sequence ATGGACGGTCTGCGCGACATCTTGGAATCCCTGGCCCTGGGCCGCGATCTGAGCGGGGAACAGACCACGCTGGTTTTCGACGCGCTCATGGGCGGACAGCTGACCCCCTCCCAGGCCGGAGCCCTGCTCATGGGCCTGCGGGCCAAGGGCGAGACGCCGATCGAACTGGCCGCGGCCGTGAGCGGGGCCCTACGCCACGCCAAACTGCTGGAGGGTCTTGCCGGGCCGTGCATCGACACCTGCGGCACGGGCGGCGACGGCACATGCAGCTTCAACTGCTCCACGGCCGTGGCCCTGTTTCTGGCCGACATGGGATATCAGGTGGTCAAACACGGCAACCGGGCAGTGTCCTCCTCCTGCGGCAGCGCCGACGCGGTGGAGGCCGTGGGCCTGCCCCTGCCCAAGGAGCCCGGAGAAGCCGCGGCGGAACTGGCCCGGCGCAACTTCGTCTTCCTCTTCGCGCCGTTCTACCACCCGGCTTTCGCCAACGTGGCCCCGACCCGTCGGGAACTGGGCATCCGCACCATGTTCAACTTCATGGGACCGCTGCTCAATCCGGCCCGGCCCACGCACCAGCTCCTTGGCGTGGGCGTGGCCGGAGCGTTGGACCTCATGGCCCAGGCCCTGGCCCTGACCGGAGTGGATGAGGCCCTGGTGGTTCACGGCTTCGGCGGCTTCGACGAGCTGACCACCTTCGGCCCGGCCCAGGTGCGGCGGGTGCGGCGGGGTCGGGCGGAGCCCCTGGTGATCGATCCCCAGGTCCTGGGCCTGCCCCGGCACCGGCCCGAGGACGTGCGGGTGGACGGCAAGGAACAGGCCATCGCGGTGCTCAAGGATGTCCTTTCGGGGCGGGGAAATCCGGCCATGCGGGACATGACCGCCCTGAACCTGGCGGCTTGCCTTTCCCTGCTCACGGACAGCCCGCTGGGCGACTGCCTGCCTCGCGCGCGGGAGAAGGTCTCGGCCGGACTCTCCGGGGAGGTGCTCCATGCTTGA
- a CDS encoding anthranilate synthase component II, with the protein MFLLIDNFDSFTFNLVQAFQQQGADPVVLRNDRPELLELAGSGTLSRVCISPGPSRPENAGFCLEFLGRLPASVPVLGVCLGHQILGHFAGAPVVRAERIMHGKTSLVTHDGEGLFRGVPNPLEVCRYHSLLVLAEQAPERVRITARADENEVMGLAYLDRPWAGVQFHPESILTPQGPMLLANFLNIPAAVAA; encoded by the coding sequence ATGTTTTTGCTCATCGATAATTTCGACTCCTTCACCTTCAACCTCGTGCAGGCGTTTCAGCAGCAAGGGGCCGACCCCGTGGTGCTGCGCAACGACCGGCCCGAGCTGTTGGAACTGGCGGGGAGCGGCACGCTTTCCCGGGTCTGCATCTCGCCCGGGCCGAGCCGTCCGGAAAACGCCGGGTTCTGCCTGGAGTTCCTGGGCCGCCTGCCCGCGAGCGTGCCGGTGCTCGGCGTCTGCCTGGGCCACCAGATCCTGGGGCATTTCGCCGGGGCTCCGGTGGTGCGGGCCGAACGGATCATGCACGGCAAGACCTCCCTGGTGACTCACGACGGGGAAGGACTTTTCCGGGGCGTGCCCAACCCCCTGGAGGTTTGTCGCTACCATTCCCTGCTGGTCCTGGCCGAGCAGGCCCCGGAACGGGTGCGGATCACGGCCCGGGCGGACGAGAACGAGGTCATGGGGCTGGCCTATCTGGACCGGCCCTGGGCCGGGGTGCAGTTCCACCCCGAGTCCATCCTGACCCCCCAGGGGCCCATGCTCCTGGCCAACTTCCTGAATATCCCGGCCGCCGTGGCGGCCTGA
- the trpB gene encoding tryptophan synthase subunit beta, whose protein sequence is MKKGYFGDFGGQFVPELLMPPLLELETVLNEVVRTDAFRDRLAEELRDYVGRPSALTRCPTLSERTGVDIWLKREDLNHSGSHKINNTIGQGLLTKMIGKEVLMAETGAGQHGVATATAAARFGLSCVVFMGALDVERQSHNVHRMKLLGAEVVAVESGTRTLKDAINAALRYWIAEQRSAHYCFGTAAGPHPFPELVHEFQAVISREARAQFLERAGRLPHAVVACVGGGSNAIGMFHEFLPDREVRLIGVEAGGSGEPGCFNSAPLNLGTPGVLHGMHTQLLQTKEGQILPSHSIAPGLDYPGVGPEHSALQASGRAEYGLVNDAQALAAFQALTLSEGILPALESCHALAWVLENAASLKGQSVIVCLSGRGDKDLDIVEQNLG, encoded by the coding sequence ATGAAGAAAGGCTACTTCGGAGACTTCGGCGGGCAGTTCGTGCCTGAGCTGCTCATGCCGCCGCTGCTGGAACTGGAGACGGTCCTCAACGAGGTGGTGCGCACCGACGCGTTCCGCGACCGCCTGGCCGAGGAACTGCGGGACTACGTCGGCCGTCCCTCGGCCCTGACCCGCTGCCCCACGCTCTCGGAGCGCACGGGCGTGGACATCTGGCTCAAGCGCGAGGACCTGAACCACTCGGGTTCGCACAAGATCAACAACACCATCGGCCAGGGCCTGCTGACCAAGATGATTGGCAAGGAGGTGCTCATGGCCGAGACCGGCGCGGGCCAGCACGGCGTGGCCACGGCCACGGCCGCCGCCCGCTTCGGCCTGTCCTGCGTGGTCTTCATGGGTGCGCTGGACGTGGAGCGCCAGTCGCACAACGTGCACCGCATGAAGCTCCTGGGGGCCGAGGTGGTGGCCGTGGAGTCCGGCACGCGCACGCTCAAGGACGCCATCAACGCGGCCCTGCGCTACTGGATCGCGGAGCAGCGCTCGGCGCACTACTGCTTCGGCACGGCCGCCGGACCGCATCCCTTCCCGGAGTTGGTGCATGAGTTCCAGGCCGTGATCAGCCGCGAGGCCCGGGCCCAGTTCCTGGAGCGCGCCGGGCGTCTGCCGCATGCCGTGGTGGCCTGCGTGGGCGGCGGCTCCAACGCCATCGGCATGTTCCACGAGTTCCTCCCGGACCGCGAGGTGCGGCTCATCGGCGTGGAGGCCGGAGGCTCGGGCGAGCCGGGCTGCTTCAACTCCGCGCCGCTCAACCTGGGCACCCCCGGCGTGCTCCACGGCATGCACACCCAGCTGCTCCAGACCAAGGAGGGCCAGATTCTGCCCTCGCATTCCATCGCCCCGGGCCTGGACTATCCGGGCGTGGGACCGGAGCACTCGGCGCTCCAGGCCTCGGGCCGGGCCGAGTACGGCCTGGTCAACGACGCCCAGGCCCTGGCCGCGTTCCAGGCCCTGACCCTGAGCGAGGGCATCCTCCCGGCTTTGGAATCCTGCCACGCCCTGGCCTGGGTGCTGGAGAACGCCGCCTCCCTCAAGGGCCAGAGCGTCATCGTCTGCCTCTCCGGCAGAGGCGACAAGGACCTGGACATCGTGGAGCAGAACCTCGGCTGA
- a CDS encoding 2-amino-3,7-dideoxy-D-threo-hept-6-ulosonate synthase codes for MHLGKSIRLERIFDRETQRTIVVPMDHGVTVGPIKGLVDMRSAVSAVADGGANAVLMHKGLVRCGHRNRGRDIGLIVHISASTTLSPFPNAKALCASVEDAIRLGADGVSVHVNLGDETEPTMLHDLGMIASRANEWGIPLLAMVYARGPKITDEFDPEVVAHCARVGMELGADVVKVPYTGDPETFSRVVASCCIPVVIAGGPKLDSTRSFLEMVRDSVAAGGAGLSVGRNVFQHKDPGALTRALRGVVHENMPVDEALAIAGEA; via the coding sequence ATGCATCTGGGCAAATCCATCCGATTGGAACGCATTTTCGACCGTGAGACCCAACGGACCATCGTGGTGCCCATGGATCACGGCGTCACCGTGGGCCCCATCAAGGGCCTGGTGGACATGCGCTCGGCCGTCTCGGCCGTGGCCGACGGCGGGGCCAACGCCGTGCTCATGCACAAAGGCCTGGTCCGTTGCGGCCACCGCAACCGCGGCCGCGATATCGGCCTCATCGTGCACATCTCCGCCAGCACCACGCTTTCGCCTTTCCCCAACGCCAAGGCCCTCTGCGCCAGCGTGGAGGACGCAATCCGCCTGGGCGCGGACGGCGTGTCCGTGCACGTGAACCTGGGTGACGAGACCGAGCCGACCATGCTCCACGACCTGGGCATGATCGCCTCCCGGGCCAACGAGTGGGGCATTCCCCTGCTGGCCATGGTCTACGCCCGGGGACCGAAGATCACCGACGAGTTCGACCCCGAGGTGGTGGCCCACTGCGCCCGCGTGGGCATGGAGCTGGGCGCGGACGTGGTCAAGGTGCCCTACACCGGCGACCCCGAAACCTTCTCCCGGGTGGTGGCCTCCTGCTGCATCCCGGTGGTCATCGCGGGCGGTCCCAAGCTCGACAGCACCCGCTCTTTCCTCGAGATGGTCCGCGACTCCGTGGCAGCGGGCGGCGCCGGACTCTCGGTGGGCCGCAACGTCTTCCAGCACAAGGATCCGGGAGCCTTGACCCGCGCGCTGCGCGGCGTGGTCCACGAGAACATGCCCGTGGACGAGGCCCTGGCCATCGCGGGCGAGGCGTAG
- a CDS encoding indole-3-glycerol-phosphate synthase, whose amino-acid sequence MLERFRQAKQAELARLRSAAEAGALPEPLAGARPGFQAALAAGGPCAVIAEYKRASPSRGTINLSLEPGDVARMYARAGASALSVLTEEAHFQGRLEYLAAMTGPGLPLLRKDFLFHPLQVLETATTPASALLLIARMFREARELRDLREMTEGLGLEAVVEVFDAADLELARESGAALIQVNNRDLERLSVSLDVSRGLAGQRREGEFWISASGVERPEQVRELASLGFGAVLVGTSLMSSEDPGATLAALAAAGRRP is encoded by the coding sequence ATGCTTGAGCGTTTTCGCCAGGCCAAGCAGGCCGAGCTGGCCCGCTTGCGTTCGGCGGCCGAGGCCGGAGCCCTGCCCGAGCCCCTGGCCGGAGCGCGGCCCGGCTTCCAGGCGGCCTTGGCCGCCGGGGGGCCCTGCGCGGTCATCGCCGAGTACAAACGGGCCTCGCCCTCGCGGGGGACGATCAACCTCTCCCTGGAGCCAGGCGACGTGGCCCGGATGTATGCCCGGGCCGGGGCCTCGGCCCTGTCCGTGCTCACCGAGGAGGCCCATTTCCAGGGACGTCTGGAATACCTCGCGGCCATGACCGGCCCAGGGCTGCCGCTGTTGCGCAAGGACTTCCTCTTCCACCCGCTCCAGGTGCTGGAAACCGCGACCACCCCGGCCTCGGCCTTGTTGCTCATCGCGCGCATGTTCCGGGAGGCCCGTGAATTGCGCGATCTGCGGGAGATGACCGAGGGCCTGGGGCTGGAGGCCGTGGTCGAGGTCTTCGACGCGGCCGATCTGGAACTGGCCCGGGAGTCCGGGGCCGCGCTCATCCAGGTGAACAACCGCGACCTTGAGCGGCTCAGCGTGAGCCTGGACGTCTCGCGCGGCCTGGCCGGACAGCGCCGGGAGGGCGAGTTCTGGATCAGCGCCAGCGGCGTGGAGCGGCCGGAGCAGGTGCGCGAGCTGGCCTCCCTCGGTTTCGGGGCCGTGCTGGTGGGCACCTCGCTCATGTCCAGCGAGGACCCCGGCGCGACCCTGGCCGCCCTCGCGGCGGCGGGGAGGCGGCCGTGA
- a CDS encoding phosphoribosylanthranilate isomerase has translation MSGPLVKVCGMTRSVDVRACRDLGVDLIGFIFHPKSPRCVEPSFAAGVPRGGPLKVGVFVDQSADEVNRIMDLAGLDLAQLHGGQDAEFCRAVGPERVLKALWPESLGSARALEAEAARFAGCCRALLLDAGKSGGGHGRPMDFTILQHAVLKKDWFLAGGLGPETLSAALAACSPSGLDCNSGVEDAPGIKNRNKIAAVLRLVGRNV, from the coding sequence GTGAGCGGCCCGCTGGTCAAGGTCTGCGGCATGACTCGCAGCGTGGATGTGCGCGCCTGCCGCGATCTCGGCGTGGACCTCATCGGCTTCATCTTCCACCCCAAGAGTCCCCGTTGCGTGGAGCCGTCCTTCGCGGCGGGCGTGCCCCGGGGCGGACCGCTCAAGGTCGGGGTCTTCGTGGACCAGAGCGCGGACGAGGTGAACCGGATCATGGACTTGGCCGGGCTGGACCTGGCCCAACTCCATGGCGGCCAGGATGCGGAGTTCTGCAGGGCCGTGGGACCGGAACGGGTGCTCAAGGCCCTCTGGCCCGAATCACTGGGCTCGGCCCGGGCCCTGGAGGCCGAGGCCGCCCGCTTCGCGGGCTGCTGCCGGGCCCTGCTTTTGGACGCCGGGAAGAGTGGCGGAGGGCATGGCCGTCCGATGGATTTTACGATTTTGCAACATGCTGTTTTAAAAAAAGATTGGTTCCTTGCTGGTGGTCTCGGGCCGGAGACGCTTTCGGCCGCCCTGGCGGCCTGCTCGCCCTCGGGCCTGGACTGCAACTCCGGCGTGGAGGACGCGCCGGGGATCAAGAACCGGAACAAGATCGCGGCCGTGCTGCGGCTCGTCGGTCGCAACGTGTAA
- a CDS encoding anthranilate synthase component I family protein — translation MESIRLRQHGQWLPADVQTPISLYLSLVGDRPGILLESAEVDGRLGRFSLMAWDFRLRLAPRDGRLALEIGDPRLEGLRDLEGLPYLEGVRRAMSRLDLLSDESVGELPALTRGLYGYFGYNTAGMFEPALAGSVPPVEAEACLVLAGRVVLFDHLRHRCCFLSLDEGARPEALPVSLENGLGGCPDEPEAAPGREEYCAAVRRAKELITEGEGIQIVLSTRFSVPAREDGFSIYRRLRQANPSPFMFFMRFPEVVLLGSSPEMMVRCEKGRLEVRPIAGTRPRSADPARDDALAEEMLADPKERAEHVMLVDLGRNDLGRIAAPGTVRVERFMQVERFSHVMHLTSYVEARLRDGLDALDVLASTFPAGTVSGAPKIWAMRTIAAMERRNRGPYAGCIGWLGLDKDAVSLDTGITIRSLWIRDGKVCWQAGAGLVYDSVPEKEWEECNNKARVLREVIRGKEGGDVFAHR, via the coding sequence ATGGAGAGCATCCGTTTACGACAGCATGGGCAATGGCTCCCGGCGGACGTGCAGACCCCCATCAGCCTCTATCTGAGTCTGGTGGGCGACCGGCCCGGGATTCTGCTGGAGAGCGCCGAGGTGGACGGGCGGCTGGGCCGCTTCAGCCTCATGGCCTGGGATTTCCGCCTGCGCCTGGCTCCCCGGGACGGACGGCTGGCCCTGGAGATCGGCGATCCCCGTCTGGAGGGCCTGCGTGACCTGGAGGGCCTGCCCTACCTGGAGGGCGTGCGCCGAGCCATGTCGCGCCTGGATCTGCTGTCGGACGAGTCCGTTGGCGAACTCCCGGCCCTGACCCGGGGACTGTACGGCTACTTCGGCTACAACACGGCGGGCATGTTCGAGCCCGCCCTGGCCGGGTCCGTGCCTCCGGTCGAGGCCGAGGCCTGCCTCGTGCTGGCCGGGCGGGTGGTGCTCTTCGATCATCTGCGCCATCGTTGCTGTTTCCTGAGCCTGGACGAGGGCGCCCGGCCGGAGGCGTTGCCCGTGAGCCTGGAGAACGGCCTCGGCGGCTGCCCCGACGAGCCGGAAGCCGCGCCGGGACGTGAGGAGTACTGCGCGGCCGTGCGCCGGGCCAAGGAGCTCATCACCGAGGGCGAGGGCATCCAGATCGTGCTCTCCACCCGCTTCTCCGTGCCCGCGCGCGAGGACGGCTTCTCCATCTACCGCCGCCTGCGCCAAGCCAATCCCTCGCCGTTCATGTTCTTCATGCGCTTTCCCGAGGTGGTTCTTCTGGGCTCCTCGCCGGAAATGATGGTACGCTGCGAGAAGGGACGACTGGAGGTCCGGCCCATCGCCGGAACCCGGCCGCGTTCGGCGGACCCGGCGCGGGATGACGCATTGGCCGAAGAGATGCTGGCCGATCCCAAGGAGCGGGCCGAACACGTCATGCTCGTGGACCTGGGCCGCAACGACCTGGGCCGGATCGCCGCCCCGGGCACTGTGCGCGTCGAGCGTTTCATGCAGGTGGAGCGCTTCTCCCACGTCATGCACCTGACTTCCTACGTGGAGGCCCGGCTGCGGGACGGGCTGGACGCCCTGGACGTGCTCGCCTCCACCTTTCCGGCGGGCACGGTTTCCGGCGCGCCCAAGATCTGGGCCATGCGCACCATCGCGGCGATGGAGCGCCGTAATCGCGGACCCTACGCCGGGTGCATCGGCTGGCTCGGCCTGGACAAGGACGCGGTGAGCCTGGACACGGGCATCACCATCCGCAGCCTGTGGATCCGCGACGGCAAGGTCTGCTGGCAGGCCGGGGCCGGACTGGTCTACGACTCCGTGCCGGAAAAGGAATGGGAGGAGTGCAACAACAAGGCCCGGGTTCTGCGCGAGGTCATCCGGGGCAAGGAGGGCGGCGATGTTTTTGCTCATCGATAA